From Mya arenaria isolate MELC-2E11 chromosome 1, ASM2691426v1, a single genomic window includes:
- the LOC128241036 gene encoding uncharacterized protein LOC128241036 isoform X1, with amino-acid sequence MDELGIDVRDKDADPESEVKAMYKGGGARPIDTKVENTNPKLRLDIDVVSLSADKPSRQSKHSDTGLKVVPASPEINDPIGDRLTERTRESKCFLGDLGELQGKGTADTQPLRHELCTDMQGETGKNETFFVDEKMSVIYSRVRDISASFGDKIKIIEKNPHAVDVVDIHGPKYQQFIDVSGRRQRNENLAVAEQFPDLPTPPVVTDGLFIKPREEDPVQNGWLQEKAPCETFTELLEDEGSFCSIQNETAKESKLEEEELEIGAKLGKGGQGIVLLGKLPETGKLVAIKHVRITKGVEALRREYEIAMILNGHPNIIEVYKAEKKDGHFLTYMEYMKDGAVNKHRWYGEGKEEEGVKHVLREVLKGLRHIHDSGIIHRDIKGDNVLKSGDDIKIADLGSAVCAPRIGNGYGDVVDNTFQGTLHFISKEVVREQRFSTASDIWAVGCLGIELVTGELPWGACKVGDSAALLFKIGNTDTPPPLPPDISESLRNFLNQCLQIDPRDRPSASQLLQDKIFADVEE; translated from the exons ATGGACGAACTAGGTATCGATGTTCGAGACAAGGATGCGGATCCTGAGTCCGAAGTAAAGGCGATGTACAAAGGAGGTGGTGCTCGTCCGATTGACACAAAG GTTGAAAACACCAACCCAAAATTGAGATTGGACATAGACGTTGTATCTCTCTCAGCAGATAAGCCGTCACGCCAGTCGAAACACAGCGACACCGGTTTGAAG GTTGTTCCTGCGAGTCCTGAAATCAATGACCCAATTGGTGATAGGTTAACAGAAAGAACGAGAGAATCCAAATGCTTTCTGGGTGATTTAGGAGAATTGCAAGGAAAAGGGACGGCAGATACACAACCATTAAGACATGAATTGTGTACAGATATGCAAGGGGAGACGGGAAAGAATGAAACATTCTTTGTTGATGAAAAGATGTCGGTGATATATTCGCGCGTTCGAGATATCAGCGCTTCATTTGGCGAC AAAATCAAGATCATCGAAAAGAATCCACATGCAGTTGATGTTGTAGATATTCATGGACCCAAATACCAACAGTTTATCGATGTTTCTGGAAGACGACAACGAAATGAGAATCTAGCTGTTGCTGAACAATTTCCTGATCTACCGACACCACCGGTCGTTACAGACGGTTTGTTTATCAAACCAAGAGAGGAAGATCCAGTCCAAAATGGATGGTTACAAGAGAAGGCGCCTTGTGAAACGTTCACTGAACTCTTGGAAGATGAAGGGTCGTTTTGTTCGATACAG AACGAAACAGCTAAAGAAAGCAAATTAGAAGAGGAAGAACTAGAGATAGGGGCTAAACTCGGAAAAGGGGGCCAGGGAATTGTCCTGCTGGGTAAACTGCCAGAAACAGGAAAGCTAGTTGCCATCAAACAC GTTCGTATAACCAAAGGTGTAGAGGCATTGAGGAGAGAGTATGAAATAGCCATGATCTTGAATGGTCATCCAAACATCATAGAAGTGTATAAAGCAGAGAAGAAAGATGGCCACTTCCTGACGTACATGGAGTATATGAAAG ACGGAGCTGTAAATAAGCACAGATGGTATGGAGAAGGTAAGGAGGAGGAAGGCGTGAAACATGTCCTTCGTGAAGTGCTGAAAGGACTCCGCCATATACACGATTCTGGCATTATACACCGCGACATTAAAG GTGACAATGTACTGAAGTCCGGTGACGACATCAAGATTGCTGACCTTGGGTCGGCGGTTTGTGCGCCCAGGATTGGAAATGGCTATGGGGACGTTGTAGACAATACTTTTCAAGGAACTctgcattttatatcaaaagag GTGGTTAGAGAACAGCGGTTCAGCACAGCAAGTGACATCTGGGCTGTGGGGTGTCTTGGGATTGAACTGGTGACAGGCGAGTTACCTTGGGGTGCTTGTAAAGTGGGAGACTCTGCTGCTCTTCTTTTCAAG ATTGGGAATACGGACACGCCCCCACCACTCCCGCCCGACATCTCAGAATCTCTGCGAAATTTCCTGAATCAATGTCTGCAGATTGATCCGCGTGACCGTCCATCGGCATCCCAACTGCTACAAGATAAGATCTTTGCCGACGTTGAGGAGTAG
- the LOC128241036 gene encoding uncharacterized protein LOC128241036 isoform X2, translating into MQNVENTNPKLRLDIDVVSLSADKPSRQSKHSDTGLKVVPASPEINDPIGDRLTERTRESKCFLGDLGELQGKGTADTQPLRHELCTDMQGETGKNETFFVDEKMSVIYSRVRDISASFGDKIKIIEKNPHAVDVVDIHGPKYQQFIDVSGRRQRNENLAVAEQFPDLPTPPVVTDGLFIKPREEDPVQNGWLQEKAPCETFTELLEDEGSFCSIQNETAKESKLEEEELEIGAKLGKGGQGIVLLGKLPETGKLVAIKHVRITKGVEALRREYEIAMILNGHPNIIEVYKAEKKDGHFLTYMEYMKDGAVNKHRWYGEGKEEEGVKHVLREVLKGLRHIHDSGIIHRDIKGDNVLKSGDDIKIADLGSAVCAPRIGNGYGDVVDNTFQGTLHFISKEVVREQRFSTASDIWAVGCLGIELVTGELPWGACKVGDSAALLFKIGNTDTPPPLPPDISESLRNFLNQCLQIDPRDRPSASQLLQDKIFADVEE; encoded by the exons ATGCAAAAC GTTGAAAACACCAACCCAAAATTGAGATTGGACATAGACGTTGTATCTCTCTCAGCAGATAAGCCGTCACGCCAGTCGAAACACAGCGACACCGGTTTGAAG GTTGTTCCTGCGAGTCCTGAAATCAATGACCCAATTGGTGATAGGTTAACAGAAAGAACGAGAGAATCCAAATGCTTTCTGGGTGATTTAGGAGAATTGCAAGGAAAAGGGACGGCAGATACACAACCATTAAGACATGAATTGTGTACAGATATGCAAGGGGAGACGGGAAAGAATGAAACATTCTTTGTTGATGAAAAGATGTCGGTGATATATTCGCGCGTTCGAGATATCAGCGCTTCATTTGGCGAC AAAATCAAGATCATCGAAAAGAATCCACATGCAGTTGATGTTGTAGATATTCATGGACCCAAATACCAACAGTTTATCGATGTTTCTGGAAGACGACAACGAAATGAGAATCTAGCTGTTGCTGAACAATTTCCTGATCTACCGACACCACCGGTCGTTACAGACGGTTTGTTTATCAAACCAAGAGAGGAAGATCCAGTCCAAAATGGATGGTTACAAGAGAAGGCGCCTTGTGAAACGTTCACTGAACTCTTGGAAGATGAAGGGTCGTTTTGTTCGATACAG AACGAAACAGCTAAAGAAAGCAAATTAGAAGAGGAAGAACTAGAGATAGGGGCTAAACTCGGAAAAGGGGGCCAGGGAATTGTCCTGCTGGGTAAACTGCCAGAAACAGGAAAGCTAGTTGCCATCAAACAC GTTCGTATAACCAAAGGTGTAGAGGCATTGAGGAGAGAGTATGAAATAGCCATGATCTTGAATGGTCATCCAAACATCATAGAAGTGTATAAAGCAGAGAAGAAAGATGGCCACTTCCTGACGTACATGGAGTATATGAAAG ACGGAGCTGTAAATAAGCACAGATGGTATGGAGAAGGTAAGGAGGAGGAAGGCGTGAAACATGTCCTTCGTGAAGTGCTGAAAGGACTCCGCCATATACACGATTCTGGCATTATACACCGCGACATTAAAG GTGACAATGTACTGAAGTCCGGTGACGACATCAAGATTGCTGACCTTGGGTCGGCGGTTTGTGCGCCCAGGATTGGAAATGGCTATGGGGACGTTGTAGACAATACTTTTCAAGGAACTctgcattttatatcaaaagag GTGGTTAGAGAACAGCGGTTCAGCACAGCAAGTGACATCTGGGCTGTGGGGTGTCTTGGGATTGAACTGGTGACAGGCGAGTTACCTTGGGGTGCTTGTAAAGTGGGAGACTCTGCTGCTCTTCTTTTCAAG ATTGGGAATACGGACACGCCCCCACCACTCCCGCCCGACATCTCAGAATCTCTGCGAAATTTCCTGAATCAATGTCTGCAGATTGATCCGCGTGACCGTCCATCGGCATCCCAACTGCTACAAGATAAGATCTTTGCCGACGTTGAGGAGTAG